One stretch of Roseimicrobium sp. ORNL1 DNA includes these proteins:
- a CDS encoding zinc ribbon domain-containing protein, protein MSELTALRKFPCPACGAEAEWNPQKQMLVCPFCGTQSPAEIKSDGTLVEENDLIAALRSLPEDQRGWAAEKTTVRCQNCNAISVFDEKRVAQRCDFCGSPSLIAVDDMKSPVRPAGLLAFIVAQGKVREDIRQWYGSHWFAPNNLKAKALTDTLHGVYLPYWTFDAHVAADWTAEAGYRYTVRGSDGKSETRIRWEHASGALEHFFDDVLVPASQGVHHKLLAKLEPFPTTTELKPYDPGYISGWVVEQYQIDLVAAAQASRTRMDGDVRNMCSQQVPGDTQRNLRVQADYSAQTFKHILLPIWLLTYNYGTKTYQVTVNGATGKIAGEYPISWIKVTLVVIAALIVIIIFAMLQGNK, encoded by the coding sequence CGTAAATTCCCCTGCCCCGCCTGTGGCGCCGAGGCTGAGTGGAACCCCCAAAAGCAAATGCTGGTCTGCCCCTTCTGCGGCACCCAGTCGCCAGCGGAAATCAAAAGCGATGGCACCCTGGTGGAAGAGAATGACCTCATCGCCGCGCTCCGCTCGCTGCCCGAGGATCAACGTGGCTGGGCCGCGGAGAAAACGACCGTGCGCTGCCAGAACTGCAACGCCATCTCGGTGTTCGACGAGAAACGCGTGGCCCAGCGCTGCGACTTCTGCGGCTCTCCCTCGCTCATTGCCGTGGATGACATGAAGTCCCCCGTGCGACCCGCCGGGCTGCTGGCCTTCATCGTGGCTCAGGGGAAGGTGCGCGAAGACATCCGACAGTGGTACGGCAGCCACTGGTTCGCGCCAAACAATCTCAAGGCCAAGGCGCTTACGGATACCCTCCACGGGGTGTACCTGCCCTACTGGACCTTCGATGCGCACGTTGCCGCAGACTGGACCGCGGAAGCTGGCTACCGCTACACCGTTCGTGGTTCGGATGGAAAATCCGAAACTCGCATCCGCTGGGAGCACGCCAGCGGAGCGCTGGAGCATTTCTTTGATGATGTGCTCGTCCCCGCATCCCAGGGTGTACATCACAAGCTGCTCGCCAAACTGGAGCCTTTCCCCACTACCACGGAGCTGAAGCCCTACGACCCTGGCTACATCTCTGGCTGGGTGGTGGAGCAGTACCAGATCGATCTCGTGGCGGCGGCCCAGGCTTCACGCACGCGCATGGACGGTGACGTGCGCAACATGTGCTCCCAGCAGGTGCCCGGTGACACACAACGCAACCTGCGCGTGCAGGCGGACTACTCCGCACAAACCTTCAAGCATATCCTGCTGCCCATCTGGCTACTCACCTACAACTACGGCACGAAGACCTACCAGGTCACCGTGAACGGAGCCACGGGCAAGATTGCAGGCGAATACCCCATCTCATGGATCAAGGTCACCCTCGTGGTGATCGCGGCGCTGATTGTGATCATCATCTTCGCGATGCTGCAGGGGAATAAGTAG
- a CDS encoding Gfo/Idh/MocA family oxidoreductase, whose protein sequence is MKRIPRPTRRQFLTASAAAIGFPTIVPSSIFGQDAPSKKITMAVFGWGMMGPSNTNSFLNETDCQIVAACDVDKNNLEAALNKINGHYKNTDCKGYHDYREVMARKDIDTVMLALPDNWHALTAVEAAKNGKDIYGEKPLARTISEQQAIVKAVQKYNRIWQTGSWQRSQDNFRIAAEIVRNGLIGKLQRVEVGLPSGHNDFAGTKDKLQVTPPPANLDYEFWIGPAQMEDYIEGRVHKNWRWNYNIGGGQLLDWIGHHCDIAHWGMDMDRSGPSEVKPIQVDFPPRTAPWNTATKYRSECTYPGGVVMTIAGGHPDIKMGTKWIGSDGWVWVDRSGFDCSKDELKQKIQKREGDKVVEAFKPAKLGEDVIKNPLYKSPGHHRNFLDSVKSRQPTITPVETAHRSATPGHLSLISLMLNRSIKWDAEKEVIVGDDDASKLLSRAYRGDWKLEV, encoded by the coding sequence ATGAAACGCATTCCTCGCCCCACGCGCCGCCAGTTCCTCACCGCGAGCGCTGCCGCCATTGGGTTCCCCACCATCGTGCCGTCCTCGATTTTTGGGCAGGACGCGCCCTCCAAGAAAATCACCATGGCCGTCTTCGGCTGGGGCATGATGGGCCCGAGCAACACGAACAGCTTCCTCAATGAAACGGACTGCCAGATCGTCGCCGCGTGTGACGTGGACAAGAACAACCTCGAAGCCGCTCTCAACAAGATCAACGGCCACTACAAGAACACCGACTGCAAGGGCTACCACGACTATCGCGAGGTCATGGCGCGTAAGGACATTGACACCGTGATGCTTGCCCTGCCGGACAACTGGCATGCGCTCACCGCCGTGGAAGCCGCGAAGAACGGCAAGGATATTTATGGCGAAAAGCCCCTCGCCCGCACCATCTCTGAGCAGCAGGCAATCGTGAAAGCCGTACAGAAGTACAACCGCATCTGGCAGACTGGCTCCTGGCAGCGGTCCCAGGACAACTTCCGCATCGCCGCTGAGATTGTGCGCAACGGTCTCATCGGCAAACTCCAGCGCGTGGAAGTGGGTCTGCCCTCCGGTCACAACGACTTCGCTGGCACGAAGGACAAGCTGCAGGTCACTCCCCCGCCCGCGAACCTGGATTATGAATTCTGGATCGGACCGGCGCAGATGGAAGACTACATCGAAGGCCGCGTGCACAAGAACTGGCGCTGGAATTACAACATCGGCGGCGGCCAGCTCCTCGACTGGATCGGCCACCACTGTGACATCGCTCACTGGGGAATGGACATGGATCGCTCCGGTCCGAGCGAAGTGAAGCCCATCCAGGTGGACTTCCCGCCCCGGACTGCTCCGTGGAATACTGCCACCAAGTACCGTTCCGAGTGCACCTATCCCGGCGGCGTGGTCATGACGATTGCCGGTGGACATCCCGACATCAAGATGGGCACCAAGTGGATTGGCAGCGACGGGTGGGTGTGGGTGGACCGCAGCGGCTTCGATTGCTCCAAGGACGAACTGAAGCAGAAGATCCAGAAGCGCGAAGGCGACAAGGTCGTGGAAGCCTTCAAGCCTGCGAAGCTTGGCGAGGATGTCATCAAGAACCCGCTCTACAAGAGCCCCGGCCACCACCGGAACTTCCTCGACAGCGTGAAGTCCCGCCAGCCCACCATCACCCCCGTGGAAACCGCCCACCGCAGTGCGACCCCGGGTCACCTCTCCCTGATTTCACTCATGCTCAATCGCAGCATCAAGTGGGACGCCGAGAAGGAAGTCATCGTGGGCGATGACGATGCCAGCAAGCTGCTGTCGCGGGCGTATCGTGGGGATTGGAAGCTGGAGGTGTAA
- a CDS encoding DUF2071 domain-containing protein, whose product MRLPIIHGLIRRRLLVNFRVDAEVMQRFLPSRFRPKLHDGYAIAGICLIRLEEVRPNWLPRFCGISSENAAHRIAVLWEKPSGAMHEGVFIPRRDTGSWLNHLAGGRLFPGEHHLSDFTVTDDGSRIAMSIRALDGRMTVQLRAREADSLPASSCFASLADSSAYFEGGSVGYSATRDCCRLDGVRLQTERWQVRPLTVDHIESSFFADTSAFPPGSVTFDHALIMRDIRHQWLEEPDMLIDQKPNLALEQTTR is encoded by the coding sequence ATGCGTCTTCCAATCATCCACGGTCTGATTCGCCGCAGGTTGCTGGTCAACTTTCGGGTGGATGCGGAGGTGATGCAGCGCTTTCTGCCTTCTCGATTTCGACCAAAGCTGCATGATGGCTACGCCATTGCCGGCATCTGTCTTATTCGCTTAGAGGAGGTCCGCCCCAACTGGCTGCCCCGCTTCTGCGGTATTTCCAGTGAAAACGCCGCCCATCGTATTGCCGTGCTATGGGAGAAGCCGTCCGGGGCCATGCACGAAGGTGTATTCATCCCACGCCGTGACACCGGCTCATGGCTCAATCATCTGGCAGGTGGACGTCTTTTTCCGGGTGAGCATCACCTCTCTGATTTCACCGTCACCGACGACGGCTCCCGTATTGCCATGTCCATCCGTGCACTTGACGGACGCATGACGGTTCAACTTCGTGCACGCGAAGCTGATTCACTCCCGGCGTCATCTTGCTTCGCATCACTGGCCGATTCATCCGCGTATTTCGAGGGCGGCAGTGTGGGCTACTCCGCGACTCGCGACTGCTGTCGTCTCGACGGTGTCCGACTTCAGACCGAGCGGTGGCAGGTGCGTCCGCTCACCGTCGATCACATTGAGTCCTCGTTCTTCGCCGACACATCGGCATTCCCGCCAGGCAGCGTCACCTTCGACCACGCTCTCATCATGCGCGACATTCGCCACCAGTGGCTTGAGGAGCCCGATATGCTGATTGACCAGAAGCCCAACTTGGCGCTGGAACAAACCACTCGTTGA